The Streptomyces halobius genomic interval CCGACCGATCCCCAACCACGCGTCCCACGCCTGCTCCACCTTGTCCGCCAGGCGCCGCGGCCCTCCCTGATACGCGATGGTCGTCCCGTCGCCCTGGGCGGAGAGCGTCGCCCACGACGCGGCGCCGTCGTGGAGCCAGGCGTTCACGCCGTCGTCGTCCACCGCCGTGGCGATCTGTACCTCGGGCAGCGCGACGCGCAGCGCGAACAGCAGGTTCCAGTCGGCACGCAACGGCGCCAGGTCCCGTACGACCGGCCGCTCGTTCGTGGCAGGGCCTTCTCCGCGAACCTGGCGGAAGTCTCGGCCGGCCTCCGCCGTGCCGCGGGCGGGCATGAACTGCGCCAGACCCTGCATCCAGCCGCTGGCCGATCGACAGTCCTCGGCGACAGTGAGCGCGACGTGGCCCAACCGGCCCCATGGTGTGACGATCCGCCCGCCAGGCCGGGTCTGGGCCACCCAGGCCCATGGGACCCAGTCGACGGCGTACGTCGCGATCACGCGGTCGTACGGCGCGCTCTTGGGCCAACCCTCGGCGCCGTCGCCGACCTCGACGGTCACCTCGATGCCCAGCGTCTCCAGACGCTCCCGCGCCCGTGCGGCGAGCGCTGCGTCGGCCTCCACGGTGGTCACCCTGCCCGGGCCGGCCAGCCAGGCGGCCAGGGCAGCGTTGCGGCCGGTGCCGGCACCCAGCTCCAGCACGTGATGGCCGGGCTCCAGCAGCAACGAGTCGAGCATGTCCACCACGACCGCCTCGCATGACAGGCTCGACGACGGCAGGCCGTCGGTGACCTGGATGACGGCGGCCTCGTCCGGCCCGGCGTACACCTCGGCCGCCCATCCCTTGGGGGCGTGACCCCGGTCCACCGGGGCGTAGGCGTGCCGGTCCCAGCGCCACAGCCGGTCCGGAGCGAACCAGTGTCGGGGCAGGGCGTCGACGGCCTGGCGGATCCACGGCGACCGCGCGGGCCAGCCGCCACGCTGTTCCATGTCGGCCGCCAGACGCCGACGCTCCTCGATGAACTCGGACACGGGCCCCTATTTCTTGTGCTTGCCGTCGGACGGGGGTGGCTGCGGTACCTGCCCGTCACTATTGCCGGGCGGCGGCGTCCCCTGCCCAGGATCCGGCGGCGGCTTCTCGTGCTTCCCCATAGCGCCCCTCTCGACAGAACCGATCCCAGCATGGTGACGCAGAATCAGCTCCCTGCGGTAGAGGGCTTGTACGGGGCGGGTGCGACCGGTAGAGCTGTGCCGCACACCGCGCGGGCGGCGTGCGGCACAGTCAGCCGGGGTTCAAGGGCGTGATTCCGGTGCCCGCGTACAGCTCCGGGGCCAGGGACAGCACGGTGACGGGCTCACCCGGACGGGAGATCCGCAAGGCGGTCAACGGGCCCGACCTGCCCGCGTGCTGGCTGCTGGCCGAATGGCCTGCCGACCAGGAAGGACCAGTGCAGTTCTGGCTCTCCAACCTGCCCTCCGATACCCCGCTCACCACACTCGTGCGGCTGGCGAAGCTGCGGTGGCGCATCGAGCATGACTACCGCGAGATGAAACAGGCCCTGGGCCTGGCCCACTTCGAGGGCCGCACCTGGAACGGCTGGCACCACCACGTCACCCTCGTCTCCGCCGCCCACGCCTTCTGCACCCTCCAGCGACTGGCCCGAGCCCCAAAAGAAACGGCGCCGGCCTGAGCCTCTACCAGGTAGTCCGCGAGTTACAGACGCTCCTCGCGGTCTGGGCCGGCGCCTGCCCCACCTGTCACCGCGACATACCCACACCCACACCAACCTGACCAAGCCCTACTAGTGCTCGATTCCTCTTTCGCTGGGTATATGTGCTGGTGGCGGGGTGGTTGCGAGTGCTCGGGGGCGGGTGCTGGTCGATGGTGTTACGGGCACGGCCGGGCCGTGATGATGATGAGCTTGCGGTGATCCGGCGGCTGGCACGGGCGCGGAAGGCTCCGCGAGATCTGGTGATGCGGGCGCGAATGGTGGATCTGAGCTGGGCCGGATTGCGGGTGCCAGCAATCGCGGATGAGGTCGGATGCGGGCAGAAGACTGTGCGCCGCTGGCTGCACCGCTTCAACCGTTGTGGCCTGGAAGGTTTGGAGGATCTCGGTGGCCAGGGGCGTAAACGGCGGATCACCGAGACGGAGCGGTCACGGATCATCGCTCTGGTCAGAATGCCGCCTCCGGGCCGTCTGACGGTGCAGGCAGGCGGGGACCTGGCGGCAGCGGACGAGTCGGGCCCGCCGGAGTGGACGCTTGATGCGCTGGCCACTGTCGCCCGCCAGGACGGGATCGAGGTGGGACGGTCTCAGGTGCGCAGGATCCTGCTGGCCGAGGGTGTGCGCTGGCGCCGTACTCGGTCCTGGACCCGTTCGAAGGACCCGGATTTCGAGGGAAAAGGACGAGGATCGTCGGCCTGTACACCAGCCCGCCCGACGGTGCGACGGTCGTCTGTGCCGACGAGCTCGGGCCGGTGATTCCGCGAGCCTTCCCGCCGGCGCCGGGCTGGTCGCCGGACGGTCACCGCATCAAATCCGAAGTCGACTACAGC includes:
- a CDS encoding methyltransferase domain-containing protein, with protein sequence MSEFIEERRRLAADMEQRGGWPARSPWIRQAVDALPRHWFAPDRLWRWDRHAYAPVDRGHAPKGWAAEVYAGPDEAAVIQVTDGLPSSSLSCEAVVVDMLDSLLLEPGHHVLELGAGTGRNAALAAWLAGPGRVTTVEADAALAARARERLETLGIEVTVEVGDGAEGWPKSAPYDRVIATYAVDWVPWAWVAQTRPGGRIVTPWGRLGHVALTVAEDCRSASGWMQGLAQFMPARGTAEAGRDFRQVRGEGPATNERPVVRDLAPLRADWNLLFALRVALPEVQIATAVDDDGVNAWLHDGAASWATLSAQGDGTTIAYQGGPRRLADKVEQAWDAWLGIGRPGVYDFGMTVEPGHQFVWCWDAAAGPRWPVREPGGAPCRPAAPA
- a CDS encoding helix-turn-helix domain-containing protein; this encodes MRARMVDLSWAGLRVPAIADEVGCGQKTVRRWLHRFNRCGLEGLEDLGGQGRKRRITETERSRIIALVRMPPPGRLTVQAGGDLAAADESGPPEWTLDALATVARQDGIEVGRSQVRRILLAEGVRWRRTRSWTRSKDPDFEGKGRGSSACTPARPTVRRSSVPTSSGR